One window of the Prosthecobacter dejongeii genome contains the following:
- a CDS encoding ATP-grasp domain-containing protein — MRAYVQKHHGEFTNINTLTAFLGFRDKGYEVRFFEFHEIDLLELSADTPVAGGIPVVVAALARLGIAVPELSSIPSVLESFAGRKVWASTMQQARNLVAEGASIFVKPVPADRKLFAGAVFREFRDTIATAHVPPEYPVVCSDVVEFVSEYRAFVLDGEILDLKHYKGDFRVFPDVRVVDNAVSAYRAAPAAYGIDFGVTTDGRTLLVETNEAYSLGCYGLTPIFYSTLIERRWHELNGTI; from the coding sequence ATGCGTGCATACGTCCAAAAGCATCACGGCGAGTTTACCAACATCAATACATTGACGGCATTCCTTGGATTCCGTGACAAGGGCTATGAGGTGCGTTTTTTTGAGTTTCACGAGATAGATCTTCTTGAACTCAGCGCTGACACACCTGTCGCCGGCGGCATTCCTGTCGTGGTGGCGGCTCTTGCCCGCCTCGGTATTGCAGTTCCTGAGTTGTCCTCTATACCATCGGTGTTGGAATCGTTCGCAGGGCGCAAGGTCTGGGCATCAACCATGCAGCAGGCCAGGAATCTCGTCGCGGAAGGAGCTTCTATTTTCGTGAAACCCGTCCCAGCAGACCGAAAGCTATTCGCAGGGGCTGTGTTTCGCGAATTCAGAGATACGATTGCAACGGCTCACGTTCCTCCGGAATACCCTGTTGTGTGTTCCGATGTAGTTGAGTTTGTCTCCGAATACCGTGCCTTTGTGCTAGATGGAGAAATTCTGGATCTCAAACATTACAAAGGCGATTTTCGAGTCTTCCCTGACGTCAGAGTGGTGGATAACGCAGTGTCAGCTTATAGGGCGGCACCGGCTGCATACGGCATTGACTTTGGAGTGACAACGGATGGGCGCACCTTGTTGGTGGAAACCAATGAAGCTTACTCTCTTGGCTGTTACGGATTGACTCCCATCTTCTATAGCACCTTGATTGAAAGGCGTTGGCATGAACTCAATGGGACAATTTAG
- a CDS encoding efflux RND transporter periplasmic adaptor subunit, with translation MNIFPLVVRYGTIAVAVFGVFSMTQVLDQIRAQETAIPPPPVKPPEKPVGTRLAATGIIEAREENVAIGTPIAGLVTKVLVKVSQQVDKGDALLQLDDRELQAQLIQAQASIAVNQAQLDVALAQKLKVQDNLDRLKSITDQRAVSQDDVRNRSNDLTVAQAQVGSAEAQLAAAQADVKQIQMLIERLTIRAPRPGTILQVNIREGEFASIQNRLAAMILGDLDKLQIRADVDEQNATQVRKDEDAVAYVKGDSKSALPLKFVRIEPFVIPKQSLTGASTERVDTRVLQVIYELSIPEGKQLYVGQQVDVMIGGEKATPPKS, from the coding sequence ATGAACATCTTCCCCCTCGTCGTCCGTTATGGCACCATTGCTGTCGCCGTTTTCGGCGTGTTCAGCATGACTCAGGTGTTGGATCAAATCCGCGCTCAGGAGACGGCGATCCCGCCCCCACCCGTGAAGCCTCCCGAAAAGCCAGTGGGCACACGCTTGGCTGCTACCGGCATCATTGAGGCCCGTGAAGAAAATGTAGCCATTGGTACCCCCATCGCGGGATTGGTGACGAAGGTCCTGGTGAAGGTAAGTCAGCAGGTCGATAAGGGCGATGCTTTGCTGCAACTAGATGACCGCGAACTGCAGGCACAACTGATCCAGGCCCAGGCCTCAATCGCGGTCAATCAGGCCCAGCTCGATGTTGCGCTGGCCCAGAAGCTCAAGGTTCAGGACAATCTGGATCGCCTCAAATCCATTACAGATCAGCGTGCCGTGAGTCAGGATGACGTGAGGAACCGTAGCAATGACCTCACGGTCGCCCAGGCACAGGTAGGCTCCGCCGAAGCGCAGCTCGCAGCCGCCCAGGCGGATGTAAAACAGATTCAAATGCTCATCGAGCGCCTCACCATCCGAGCCCCCCGCCCTGGCACCATCCTTCAAGTGAACATCCGTGAAGGAGAGTTCGCCTCCATTCAAAATCGCTTGGCTGCCATGATCCTCGGTGATTTGGACAAGCTGCAAATCCGTGCCGATGTGGATGAACAGAATGCCACGCAGGTCCGCAAGGATGAAGATGCAGTCGCTTATGTGAAAGGTGATTCGAAATCAGCCTTACCTCTGAAATTTGTTCGGATTGAGCCGTTCGTTATTCCCAAACAATCCCTGACGGGAGCGAGCACGGAACGCGTGGATACCCGAGTCCTGCAAGTCATCTATGAACTCTCAATCCCTGAGGGAAAACAGCTCTATGTAGGCCAGCAGGTGGATGTAATGATAGGCGGCGAAAAAGCAACCCCGCCCAAGTCATGA
- a CDS encoding helix-turn-helix domain-containing protein, with translation MNLVELAQRLRQTRLDKGLTLDEVAAASGVGKGILSKVENFRVTPTLPTLAKLSEALGVKLSVLLDGLDARPRISIVRRDERKLIERDRTQSNIDYESLAHRRADRAMDPFELRIPAHGGRVEAMPHEGEEFLIVLEGKVAFEFDQETYQLEAGDSLYFDAETNHRLFNETATDARVLCVFLGRRY, from the coding sequence ATGAACCTGGTCGAACTCGCTCAACGGCTGCGGCAAACCCGCCTCGATAAAGGCCTCACGTTGGATGAAGTTGCCGCTGCGTCTGGAGTCGGCAAAGGCATTCTTTCCAAGGTGGAAAACTTTCGAGTGACCCCCACCCTGCCGACTCTCGCTAAACTCAGTGAAGCGCTCGGGGTGAAGCTCTCCGTCTTATTGGATGGTCTAGATGCCCGACCTCGTATCAGTATCGTGCGACGAGATGAAAGGAAGTTGATCGAACGCGACCGCACCCAGTCCAACATTGACTATGAATCCCTGGCACATCGGCGGGCGGACCGCGCCATGGACCCATTTGAACTGCGTATTCCCGCACATGGGGGGCGAGTCGAGGCCATGCCTCATGAAGGAGAAGAATTTTTGATCGTGCTGGAAGGTAAAGTCGCCTTTGAGTTCGATCAAGAGACCTACCAACTGGAAGCTGGCGATAGCCTGTATTTTGACGCAGAGACCAATCATCGGCTCTTCAATGAAACTGCCACAGACGCACGTGTGCTCTGCGTCTTTCTTGGACGGCGCTATTAA